A genomic segment from Sander vitreus isolate 19-12246 chromosome 3, sanVit1, whole genome shotgun sequence encodes:
- the cluha gene encoding clustered mitochondria protein homolog isoform X4, translated as MVNGDGAHERTEEAESKQDGNSETDGGEESNEQEVIVIQDTGFTVKIQAPGTEPFDLQVSPQEMVQEIHQVLMDREDTCHRTCFSLQLDGNVLDNFAELKSIEGLQEGSLLKVVEEPYTVREARIHVRHIRDLLKSLDPSDAYNGVDCNSLSFLSIFTDGDLGDSGKRKKKGNELEQIDCTPPEHILPGSKDRPLVPLQPHNKDWKPMQCLKVLTMSGWNPPPGNRKMHGDLMYLYMVTVEERHVSITASTRGFYLNQSTTYTFNPKPSNPSFLSHSLVELLSQISPAFKKNFTALQKKRVQRHPFERIATPFQVYSWTAPQVDHAMDCVRAEDAYTSRLGYEEHIPGQTRDWNEELQTTRELPRKNLPERLLRERAIFKVHSDFAAAATRGAMAVIDGNVMAINPGEETRMQMFIWNNIFFSLGFDVRDHYRELGGDAAAHAAPTNDLNGVRAYGAVDVEGLYTLGTVVVDYRGYRVTAQSIIPGILEREQEQSVIYGSIDFGKTVVSHSKYLELLEKTSRPLKVQSHNVLNEKNETVELCSSVECKGIIGNDGRHYILDLLRTFPPDLNFLPVDGEELPPESRRQGFPRQHRHRLACLRQELIEAFVEHRYLLFMKMAALQLMQQKANKDAKNDVPAITETAETPSESNADTTQTQTTASDSPSATEVSRDSTSQTENNTYAASQAATDGEENDSKPATNGHLEPAVTQNGECKSPLEGKELEESIPGLAQAKELAETLVAEDGSCIDPKSREVVLNACKAVGSISNTSFDIRFNPDIFSPGVRFPDDSADDVQKQKQLLKDAAFFLVSCQIPSLVKDCLDHSALPMDGATLTESLHQRGINVRYLGTVLEFVDKTPAKAQLEHFYRIGISELITRCAKHIFKTYLQGVELSALSAAVSHFLNCFLSSFPDSVAHLPPDELVSRRKSRKRRNRVPGGGDNTAWASLTPNELWKNIASEAKSYYHFTIECESVDQVVEKYGLQKTTLLREISVKTGIQILIKEYNFDSRHKPAFTEEDILNIFPVVKHVNPKASDAFHFFQSGQAKVQQGFLKEGCELINEALNLFNNVYGAMHVEICACLRLLARLNYIMGDHPEALSNQQKAVLMSERVLGIEHPNTIQEYMHLSLYCFANGQLSTALKLLYRARYLMLLVSGENHPEMALLDSNIGLVLHGVMEYDLSLRFLENALTINTKYHGSRSLKVALSRHLVARVYESKAEFRSALQHEKEGYTIYKNQMGEAHEKTRESSEYLKYLTQQAVALQRTMNEIYKNGSNASITPLKFTAPSMASILEQLNIINGIIFIPLSQKDLENLKAEVQRRQQLQELGKSEEPTEDRPLELEDRIPID; from the exons ATGGTGAATGGTGATGGGGCTCATGAGCGCACAGAGGAGGCAGAATCAAAGCAGGATGGGAACAGTGAGAcggatggaggagaggagtcCAACGAACAGGAAGTGATAGTGATCCAGGACACGGGCTTCACTGTTAAGATCCAGGCACCTGGAACAGAGCCATTTGACCTGCAG GTCTCTCCCCAGGAAATGGTACAGGAGATCCATCAGGTGTTGATGGACCGGGAGGACACCTGCCACCGCACCTGCTTCTCCCTGCAGCTGGACGGAAACGTGCTGGACAACTTTGCTGAGCTCAAATCCATTGAGGGCCTGCAGGAGGGCTCGCTGCTCAAAGTGGTGGAAG AGCCCTACACAGTGCGCGAGGCCCGCATCCATGTGCGTCACATCCGAGACCTGCTGAAAAGTCTGGACCCCTCAGACGCTTACAATGGAGTGGACTGCaactccctctccttcctcagCATCTTCACTGATGGAGACCTCGGAG ACAGTGGTAAGCGGAAGAAAAAGGGCAACGAGCTGGAGCAGATTGACTGCACCCCCCCAGAGCACATCCTGCCTGGCAGCAAAGATCGCCCCCTGGTGCCCCTCCAGCCACACAACAAGGACTGGAAG CCTATGCAGTGCCTGAAGGTCCTGACCATGAGCGGCTGGAACCCTCCACCTGGAAACAGGAAGATGCACGGTGACCTCATGTACCTGTACATGGTGACTGTGGAGGAGCGTCATGTCAGCATCACGGCCTCTACACGCGGCTTCTACCTCAATCA ATCGACTACCTACACCTTCAACCCTAAGCCATCCAATCCCAGCTTCCTGAGCCATTCTCTGGTGGAGCTGCTTAGCCAGATCAGCCCTGCCTTCAAGAAGAACTTCACTGCGCTGCAAAAGaaaag GGTTCAGAGACACCCCTTTGAGAGGATAGCCACGCCTTTTCAAGTGTACAGCTGGACAGCGCCGCAGGTAGACCACGCCATGGACTGTGTTCGAGCTGAGGATGCCTACACCTCCCGCTTGGGTTATGAGGAGCACATACCTGGACAG ACCAGAGATTGGAACGAGGAGCTGCAGACCACCAGAGAGCTGCCCCGGAAGAACCTGCCTGAACGCCTGCTGAGGGAGAGGGCCATATTTAAG GTCCACAGTGACTTTGCAGCAGCTGCCACTAGAGGCGCCATGGCAGTCATCGATGGCAACGTAATGGCCATCAACCCTGGCGAGGAAACACGCATGCAGATGTTCATCTGGAACAACATCTTCTTCAGCCTGGGCTTCGATGTACGGGACCACTATCGCGAGCTGGGTGGCGATGCCGCTGCCCATGCTGCGCCCACCAATGACTTGAACGGAGTACGGGCCTACGGCGCAGTGGATGTGGAGGGTCTGTACACTCTGGGCACGGTAGTGGTGGACTACCGAGGCTACCGTGTCACCGCCCAGTCCATCATCCCTGGGATCCTGGAGCGTGAGCAGGAACAGAGCGTCATCTACGGCTCTATTGACTTTGGAAAGACGGTTGTTTCTCACAGCAAATACctggagctgctggagaagACTAGCAGGCCACTGAAG GTCCAGAGTCACAACGTGCTGAATGAGAAAAATGAGACGGTGGAGCTGTGCTCTTCTGTTGAGTGTAAGGGCATTATCGGAAATGATGGCCGACACTATATCCTGGACCTTCTTCGAACCTTCCCTCCTGACCTCAACTTCTTGCCTGTGGATggagaggagctgcctccagagAGTCGGCGCCAAGGCTTCCCCCGCCAGCACCGCCACCGCCTGGCTTGTCTACGCCAAGAACTCATCGAGGCCTTTGTTGAGCACAG ATATCTTCTCTTCATGAAGATGGCGGCATTGCAGCTCATGCAACAGAAAGCAAACAAGGACGCTAAGAATGATGTACCTGCCATCACAGAAACGGCTGAAACGCCCTCAGAAAGCAATGCTGACACAACCCAGACACAGACCACTGCATCAGATTCTCCCAGTGCAACAGAGGTCTCCAGGGACAGCACAAGCCAGACCGAAAACAACACCTATGCTGCCTCACAGGCAGCGACTGACGGTGAAGAAAACGACTCAAAGCCTGCCACAAACGGGCATCTGGAACCCGCAGTTACCCAGAATGGGGAATGCAAGAGCCCATTGGAGGGTAAGGAGCTTGAGGAAAGTATTCCAGGATTAGCTCAGGCCAAAGAGCTAGCAGAAACCTTAGTTGCCGAAGATGGATCTTGTATTG ATCCCAAAAGCCGTGAGGTCGTCCTCAATGCATGCAAGGCAGTCGGCTCCATCAGCAACACGTCCTTTGACATTCGCTTCAACCCCGACATCTTCTCCCCAG GAGTACGTTTTCCAGACGACAGCGCAGATGATGTCCAGAAGCAGAAGCAGCTTCTCAAAGATGCTGCTTTCTTCCTGGTGTCTTGTCAGATCCCATCACTG GTAAAAGACTGTTTGGACCACAGCGCTCTGCCCATGGATGGAGCCACACTGACCGAGTCCCTGCACCAGAGGGGCATTAACGTTCGTTATCTGGGCACTGTTCTGGAGTTTGTGGACAAGACCCCGGCCAAAGCCCAGCTGGAGCACTTCTAT AGAATAGGAATCAGTGAGCTGATCACCAGATGTGCAAAACACATCTTCAAGACATACCTCCAG GGTGTGGAGTTGtctgctctctctgctgctgtaagCCATTTCCTAAACTGCTTCCTGAGCTCCTTCCCTGACTCTGTCGCCCACCTGCCTCCTGACGAGCTGGTGTCACGCCGCAAAAGCCGCAAACGTCGCAACAGGGTCCCCGGCGGGGGTGACAATACGGCGTGGGCCAGCCTGACGCCAAACGAGCTGTGGAAGAACATTGCCTCTGAGGCTAAGAGCTACTATCACTTCACCATAGAGTG TGAAAGTGTGGACCAGGTGGTGGAGAAATACGGCCTCCAGAAAACCACCCTGCTCAGAGAAATTTCAGTCAAAACTGGCATCCAG ATTCTGATAAAGGAGTATAACTTCGACAGCCGCCACAAGCCTGCCTTTACAGAGGAGGACATCCTGAATATTTTCCCTGTTGTGAAGCATGTGAACCCCAAAGCCTCAGATGCCTTCCACTTCTTCCAGAGTGGACAGGCCAAAGTGCAGCAAG GTTTTCTGAAGGAGGGCTGTGAGCTGATCAACGAAGCTCTTAACCTCTTCAACAATGTGTACGGAGCCATGCATGTAGAGATCTGTGCCTGTCTGCGCCTGCTGGCACGCCTTAATTATATCATGGGGGACCACCCTGAG GCTCTCAGCAACCAGCAAAAGGCTGTTCTAATGAGTGAAAGAGTCCTTGGCATCGAGCACCCAAACACAATTCAAGAATAT ATGCACTTGTCTCTGTACTGCTTTGCCAATGGCCAGCTGTCAACCGCCCTGAAGCTGCTTTATCGTGCCCGTTACCTCATGTTGTTGGTTTCCGGGGAGAACCACCCAGAGATGGCACTGCTAGAC AGTAACATTGGGCTGGTGCTGCATGGAGTGATGGAGTATGATTTATCGCTGAGATTCCTGGAGAACGCCTTGACCATCAACACAAAGTACCATGGATCCCGGTCCCTCAAGGTGGCCCTCAG ccgtCATTTAGTTGCCAGGGTTTACGAGAGCAAGGCCGAGTTCCGTTCTGCACTGCAGCATGAGAAGGAGGGTTACACCATTTACAAGAACCAG ATGGGCGAGGCACATGAGAAGACCAGGGAGAGCTCAGAGTACCTGAAGTATCTCACCCAACAGGCTGTAGCTCTGCAGAGAACCATGAATGAGATCTACAAGAATGGCTCCAACGCCAGCATCACACCCCTCAAG TTCACTGCTCCCAGCATGGCCAGTATCCTGGAACAGCTCAACATTATCAACGGCATCATCTTTATACCGCTCAG CCAAAAGGACCTGGAGAACCTGAAGGCAGAGGTGCAGAGgcgacagcagctgcaggagcTGGGAAAGAGCGAAGAGCCCACTGAGGACAGGCCGCTGGAACTAGAGGACAGAATTCCCATTGATTAA
- the cluha gene encoding clustered mitochondria protein homolog isoform X1, translated as MVSKTDDIPASVPNCNPVDLADEAGDGAQNSKETSKTRLKDSCGCGHSADTAMVNGDGAHERTEEAESKQDGNSETDGGEESNEQEVIVIQDTGFTVKIQAPGTEPFDLQVSPQEMVQEIHQVLMDREDTCHRTCFSLQLDGNVLDNFAELKSIEGLQEGSLLKVVEEPYTVREARIHVRHIRDLLKSLDPSDAYNGVDCNSLSFLSIFTDGDLGDSGKRKKKGNELEQIDCTPPEHILPGSKDRPLVPLQPHNKDWKPMQCLKVLTMSGWNPPPGNRKMHGDLMYLYMVTVEERHVSITASTRGFYLNQSTTYTFNPKPSNPSFLSHSLVELLSQISPAFKKNFTALQKKRVQRHPFERIATPFQVYSWTAPQVDHAMDCVRAEDAYTSRLGYEEHIPGQTRDWNEELQTTRELPRKNLPERLLRERAIFKVHSDFAAAATRGAMAVIDGNVMAINPGEETRMQMFIWNNIFFSLGFDVRDHYRELGGDAAAHAAPTNDLNGVRAYGAVDVEGLYTLGTVVVDYRGYRVTAQSIIPGILEREQEQSVIYGSIDFGKTVVSHSKYLELLEKTSRPLKVQSHNVLNEKNETVELCSSVECKGIIGNDGRHYILDLLRTFPPDLNFLPVDGEELPPESRRQGFPRQHRHRLACLRQELIEAFVEHRYLLFMKMAALQLMQQKANKDAKNDVPAITETAETPSESNADTTQTQTTASDSPSATEVSRDSTSQTENNTYAASQAATDGEENDSKPATNGHLEPAVTQNGECKSPLEGKELEESIPGLAQAKELAETLVAEDGSCIDPKSREVVLNACKAVGSISNTSFDIRFNPDIFSPGVRFPDDSADDVQKQKQLLKDAAFFLVSCQIPSLVKDCLDHSALPMDGATLTESLHQRGINVRYLGTVLEFVDKTPAKAQLEHFYRIGISELITRCAKHIFKTYLQGVELSALSAAVSHFLNCFLSSFPDSVAHLPPDELVSRRKSRKRRNRVPGGGDNTAWASLTPNELWKNIASEAKSYYHFTIECESVDQVVEKYGLQKTTLLREISVKTGIQILIKEYNFDSRHKPAFTEEDILNIFPVVKHVNPKASDAFHFFQSGQAKVQQGFLKEGCELINEALNLFNNVYGAMHVEICACLRLLARLNYIMGDHPEALSNQQKAVLMSERVLGIEHPNTIQEYMHLSLYCFANGQLSTALKLLYRARYLMLLVSGENHPEMALLDSNIGLVLHGVMEYDLSLRFLENALTINTKYHGSRSLKVALSRHLVARVYESKAEFRSALQHEKEGYTIYKNQMGEAHEKTRESSEYLKYLTQQAVALQRTMNEIYKNGSNASITPLKFTAPSMASILEQLNIINGIIFIPLSQKDLENLKAEVQRRQQLQELGKSEEPTEDRPLELEDRIPID; from the exons ATGGTGAGCAAGACAGATGACATCCCGGCGTCAGTGCCCAACTGTAATCCGGTTGATCTTGCGGATGAAGCCGGGGATGGAGCTCAGAACAGCAAAGAAACCAGTAAGACACGTCTGAAGGATTCCTGCGGCTGTG GGCACAGTGCAGATACAGCCATGGTGAATGGTGATGGGGCTCATGAGCGCACAGAGGAGGCAGAATCAAAGCAGGATGGGAACAGTGAGAcggatggaggagaggagtcCAACGAACAGGAAGTGATAGTGATCCAGGACACGGGCTTCACTGTTAAGATCCAGGCACCTGGAACAGAGCCATTTGACCTGCAG GTCTCTCCCCAGGAAATGGTACAGGAGATCCATCAGGTGTTGATGGACCGGGAGGACACCTGCCACCGCACCTGCTTCTCCCTGCAGCTGGACGGAAACGTGCTGGACAACTTTGCTGAGCTCAAATCCATTGAGGGCCTGCAGGAGGGCTCGCTGCTCAAAGTGGTGGAAG AGCCCTACACAGTGCGCGAGGCCCGCATCCATGTGCGTCACATCCGAGACCTGCTGAAAAGTCTGGACCCCTCAGACGCTTACAATGGAGTGGACTGCaactccctctccttcctcagCATCTTCACTGATGGAGACCTCGGAG ACAGTGGTAAGCGGAAGAAAAAGGGCAACGAGCTGGAGCAGATTGACTGCACCCCCCCAGAGCACATCCTGCCTGGCAGCAAAGATCGCCCCCTGGTGCCCCTCCAGCCACACAACAAGGACTGGAAG CCTATGCAGTGCCTGAAGGTCCTGACCATGAGCGGCTGGAACCCTCCACCTGGAAACAGGAAGATGCACGGTGACCTCATGTACCTGTACATGGTGACTGTGGAGGAGCGTCATGTCAGCATCACGGCCTCTACACGCGGCTTCTACCTCAATCA ATCGACTACCTACACCTTCAACCCTAAGCCATCCAATCCCAGCTTCCTGAGCCATTCTCTGGTGGAGCTGCTTAGCCAGATCAGCCCTGCCTTCAAGAAGAACTTCACTGCGCTGCAAAAGaaaag GGTTCAGAGACACCCCTTTGAGAGGATAGCCACGCCTTTTCAAGTGTACAGCTGGACAGCGCCGCAGGTAGACCACGCCATGGACTGTGTTCGAGCTGAGGATGCCTACACCTCCCGCTTGGGTTATGAGGAGCACATACCTGGACAG ACCAGAGATTGGAACGAGGAGCTGCAGACCACCAGAGAGCTGCCCCGGAAGAACCTGCCTGAACGCCTGCTGAGGGAGAGGGCCATATTTAAG GTCCACAGTGACTTTGCAGCAGCTGCCACTAGAGGCGCCATGGCAGTCATCGATGGCAACGTAATGGCCATCAACCCTGGCGAGGAAACACGCATGCAGATGTTCATCTGGAACAACATCTTCTTCAGCCTGGGCTTCGATGTACGGGACCACTATCGCGAGCTGGGTGGCGATGCCGCTGCCCATGCTGCGCCCACCAATGACTTGAACGGAGTACGGGCCTACGGCGCAGTGGATGTGGAGGGTCTGTACACTCTGGGCACGGTAGTGGTGGACTACCGAGGCTACCGTGTCACCGCCCAGTCCATCATCCCTGGGATCCTGGAGCGTGAGCAGGAACAGAGCGTCATCTACGGCTCTATTGACTTTGGAAAGACGGTTGTTTCTCACAGCAAATACctggagctgctggagaagACTAGCAGGCCACTGAAG GTCCAGAGTCACAACGTGCTGAATGAGAAAAATGAGACGGTGGAGCTGTGCTCTTCTGTTGAGTGTAAGGGCATTATCGGAAATGATGGCCGACACTATATCCTGGACCTTCTTCGAACCTTCCCTCCTGACCTCAACTTCTTGCCTGTGGATggagaggagctgcctccagagAGTCGGCGCCAAGGCTTCCCCCGCCAGCACCGCCACCGCCTGGCTTGTCTACGCCAAGAACTCATCGAGGCCTTTGTTGAGCACAG ATATCTTCTCTTCATGAAGATGGCGGCATTGCAGCTCATGCAACAGAAAGCAAACAAGGACGCTAAGAATGATGTACCTGCCATCACAGAAACGGCTGAAACGCCCTCAGAAAGCAATGCTGACACAACCCAGACACAGACCACTGCATCAGATTCTCCCAGTGCAACAGAGGTCTCCAGGGACAGCACAAGCCAGACCGAAAACAACACCTATGCTGCCTCACAGGCAGCGACTGACGGTGAAGAAAACGACTCAAAGCCTGCCACAAACGGGCATCTGGAACCCGCAGTTACCCAGAATGGGGAATGCAAGAGCCCATTGGAGGGTAAGGAGCTTGAGGAAAGTATTCCAGGATTAGCTCAGGCCAAAGAGCTAGCAGAAACCTTAGTTGCCGAAGATGGATCTTGTATTG ATCCCAAAAGCCGTGAGGTCGTCCTCAATGCATGCAAGGCAGTCGGCTCCATCAGCAACACGTCCTTTGACATTCGCTTCAACCCCGACATCTTCTCCCCAG GAGTACGTTTTCCAGACGACAGCGCAGATGATGTCCAGAAGCAGAAGCAGCTTCTCAAAGATGCTGCTTTCTTCCTGGTGTCTTGTCAGATCCCATCACTG GTAAAAGACTGTTTGGACCACAGCGCTCTGCCCATGGATGGAGCCACACTGACCGAGTCCCTGCACCAGAGGGGCATTAACGTTCGTTATCTGGGCACTGTTCTGGAGTTTGTGGACAAGACCCCGGCCAAAGCCCAGCTGGAGCACTTCTAT AGAATAGGAATCAGTGAGCTGATCACCAGATGTGCAAAACACATCTTCAAGACATACCTCCAG GGTGTGGAGTTGtctgctctctctgctgctgtaagCCATTTCCTAAACTGCTTCCTGAGCTCCTTCCCTGACTCTGTCGCCCACCTGCCTCCTGACGAGCTGGTGTCACGCCGCAAAAGCCGCAAACGTCGCAACAGGGTCCCCGGCGGGGGTGACAATACGGCGTGGGCCAGCCTGACGCCAAACGAGCTGTGGAAGAACATTGCCTCTGAGGCTAAGAGCTACTATCACTTCACCATAGAGTG TGAAAGTGTGGACCAGGTGGTGGAGAAATACGGCCTCCAGAAAACCACCCTGCTCAGAGAAATTTCAGTCAAAACTGGCATCCAG ATTCTGATAAAGGAGTATAACTTCGACAGCCGCCACAAGCCTGCCTTTACAGAGGAGGACATCCTGAATATTTTCCCTGTTGTGAAGCATGTGAACCCCAAAGCCTCAGATGCCTTCCACTTCTTCCAGAGTGGACAGGCCAAAGTGCAGCAAG GTTTTCTGAAGGAGGGCTGTGAGCTGATCAACGAAGCTCTTAACCTCTTCAACAATGTGTACGGAGCCATGCATGTAGAGATCTGTGCCTGTCTGCGCCTGCTGGCACGCCTTAATTATATCATGGGGGACCACCCTGAG GCTCTCAGCAACCAGCAAAAGGCTGTTCTAATGAGTGAAAGAGTCCTTGGCATCGAGCACCCAAACACAATTCAAGAATAT ATGCACTTGTCTCTGTACTGCTTTGCCAATGGCCAGCTGTCAACCGCCCTGAAGCTGCTTTATCGTGCCCGTTACCTCATGTTGTTGGTTTCCGGGGAGAACCACCCAGAGATGGCACTGCTAGAC AGTAACATTGGGCTGGTGCTGCATGGAGTGATGGAGTATGATTTATCGCTGAGATTCCTGGAGAACGCCTTGACCATCAACACAAAGTACCATGGATCCCGGTCCCTCAAGGTGGCCCTCAG ccgtCATTTAGTTGCCAGGGTTTACGAGAGCAAGGCCGAGTTCCGTTCTGCACTGCAGCATGAGAAGGAGGGTTACACCATTTACAAGAACCAG ATGGGCGAGGCACATGAGAAGACCAGGGAGAGCTCAGAGTACCTGAAGTATCTCACCCAACAGGCTGTAGCTCTGCAGAGAACCATGAATGAGATCTACAAGAATGGCTCCAACGCCAGCATCACACCCCTCAAG TTCACTGCTCCCAGCATGGCCAGTATCCTGGAACAGCTCAACATTATCAACGGCATCATCTTTATACCGCTCAG CCAAAAGGACCTGGAGAACCTGAAGGCAGAGGTGCAGAGgcgacagcagctgcaggagcTGGGAAAGAGCGAAGAGCCCACTGAGGACAGGCCGCTGGAACTAGAGGACAGAATTCCCATTGATTAA